The following are encoded in a window of Penaeus vannamei isolate JL-2024 chromosome 17, ASM4276789v1, whole genome shotgun sequence genomic DNA:
- the LOC138864633 gene encoding uncharacterized protein: MKGRDDWLAGTVVTAGFPGSVALAETTHVVDDGVRRREGPTGDPVPGHRAQRRKVVTSTQHLGTLVEAPFETPEESWGVEEVCCKILEDIYKDGTATIKLHMESDKIPIKKGGRQGYTISAKLFSACLEEIFKKLDWDGKDIKIGDEYLNNQQMKCDQHLNIFLGGQYPVRLHMRDTGIDEEFIGTLNGSDAYDLFEEI; encoded by the exons ATGAAGGGAAGGGACGACTGGCTGGCAGGCACTGTAGTTACTGCGGGGTTCCCAGGTTCCGTCGCTTTGGCAGAAACGACTCACGTT GTGGACGATGGTGTTCGGAGACGTGAAGGGCCAACAGGTGACCCGGTCCCAGGTCACAGGGCACAGCGACGAAAGGTTGTGACCTCGACCCAGCATCTCGGCACTCTCGTTGAGGCGCCGTTCGAAACACCTGAGGAATCCTGG ggagtagaggaggtatgttgtaaaatattggaagatatatacaaagatgggacagcaaccatcaagctccacatggaaagcgataaaataccaattaaaaaaggtggTAGACAGGGCTACACCATCTCAGCAAAACTGTTttcagcctgcctcgaggaaatattcaagaaattaGACTGGGACGGAAAggatatcaaaataggagacgaatacctaaacaatcagcaaatgaaatgcg ATCAGCATCTcaatatttttttgggggggcaatACCCAGTGAGGCTACACATGAGGGATACAGG TATTGATGAAGAATTTATTGGCACTTTGAACGGCTCAGATGCCTATGATCTCTTTGAGGAAATATAA